A DNA window from Buttiauxella agrestis contains the following coding sequences:
- the metA gene encoding homoserine O-acetyltransferase MetA, which produces MPIRVLDELPAVNFLRDENVFVMTTSRASNQEIRPLKVLILNLMPKKIETENQFLRLLSNSPLQVDVQLLRIDSRESRNTPTEHLNNFYCNFEDIQDENFDGLIVTGAPLGLVEFNDVAYWPQIEQVIHWAKDHVTSTLFVCWAVQAALNILYGIPKQTRKDKLSGVYEHNLTYPHALLTRGFDDSFLAPHSRYADFPASLIRDYTDLEVLAESEEGDAYLFGSKDKRIAFVTGHPEYDAHTLSGEYFRDVEAGLNPDVPYNYFPNNDPQRKPHATWRSHGNLLFTNWLNYYVYQITPFDLRHMNPTLD; this is translated from the coding sequence ATGCCAATTCGGGTACTGGATGAGTTACCAGCCGTCAATTTCCTGCGTGATGAGAATGTCTTTGTTATGACGACATCGCGTGCGAGTAATCAGGAGATCCGTCCGCTAAAGGTGCTCATACTTAATCTGATGCCAAAAAAGATTGAGACGGAAAACCAGTTTTTACGTCTGCTTTCTAACTCTCCTCTACAGGTTGACGTCCAGCTGTTGCGCATTGATTCCCGTGAATCCCGTAATACACCGACTGAACATCTCAATAATTTCTACTGTAATTTTGAAGATATACAGGATGAAAATTTTGATGGCTTGATCGTGACCGGTGCGCCATTGGGCCTGGTTGAATTTAATGATGTGGCTTATTGGCCGCAAATTGAACAAGTGATTCACTGGGCAAAAGATCACGTCACCTCAACGCTATTTGTGTGTTGGGCGGTGCAGGCAGCGCTAAATATCCTCTACGGGATTCCGAAGCAAACGCGTAAAGATAAGCTCTCTGGCGTATATGAACACAACCTCACTTATCCACACGCCCTGTTAACACGCGGCTTTGATGACTCCTTCCTGGCGCCACATTCACGTTATGCAGATTTCCCGGCATCTTTGATCCGTGACTATACCGATCTCGAAGTTCTGGCTGAGTCAGAAGAAGGGGATGCTTACCTTTTTGGTAGCAAAGATAAACGCATCGCTTTTGTCACGGGCCATCCGGAATATGATGCGCACACGCTGTCAGGTGAATATTTCCGTGACGTCGAAGCAGGCCTGAATCCTGACGTCCCGTACAACTACTTCCCGAATAACGATCCGCAGAGAAAGCCGCATGCTACATGGCGTAGCCATGGGAATTTGTTGTTCACCAACTGGCTAAATTACTACGTTTACCAGATCACGCCATTCGATCTGCGCCATATGAACCCAACGCTCGATTAA
- the purH gene encoding bifunctional phosphoribosylaminoimidazolecarboxamide formyltransferase/IMP cyclohydrolase produces MQQRRPVRRALLSVSDKAGIVEFAQALSQRGVELLSTGGTAHLLAKAGLPVTEVSDYTGFPEMMDGRVKTLHPKVHGGILGRRGQDDAIMEQHAISPIDMVVVNLYPFAQTVAREGCSLEDAVENIDIGGPTMVRSAAKNHKDVAIVVKSSDYEAIISELDTNEGSLTLETRFDLAIKAFEHTAAYDSMIANYFGSMVPAYHGESKDPSGRFPRTLNLNFIKKQDMRYGENSHQQAAFYIEEIKEASVATATQVQGKALSYNNIADTDAALECVKEFSEPACVIVKHANPCGVAVSDSLLDAYDRAYKTDPTSAFGGIIAFNRELDAETAQAIISRQFVEVIIAPSASEEALKITAAKQNVRVLTCGQWQQRVPGLDFKRVNGGVLVQDRDLGMVTAADLRVVSKRQPTEQELRDALFCWKVAKFVKSNAIVYARENMTIGIGAGQMSRVYSAKIAGIKAADEGLEVKGSAMASDAFFPFRDGIDAAAAVGVSCVIQPGGSIRDDEVIAAADEHGIAMIFTDMRHFRH; encoded by the coding sequence ATGCAACAACGTCGTCCTGTACGCCGCGCTCTGCTCAGTGTTTCTGACAAAGCCGGTATCGTCGAATTCGCCCAGGCGCTCTCCCAACGTGGCGTGGAGCTGCTGTCCACTGGCGGAACCGCTCATCTGCTGGCTAAAGCTGGCCTGCCGGTAACCGAAGTCTCTGACTACACCGGTTTCCCGGAGATGATGGATGGACGCGTCAAAACCCTGCATCCAAAGGTGCATGGTGGCATTCTCGGTCGTCGTGGCCAGGATGATGCGATCATGGAACAACACGCTATCTCCCCAATTGATATGGTTGTCGTCAACCTCTATCCGTTCGCCCAGACTGTTGCCCGTGAAGGTTGCTCTCTGGAAGATGCGGTAGAGAATATTGATATCGGCGGCCCAACCATGGTGCGCTCGGCGGCGAAGAACCATAAAGATGTGGCAATCGTCGTAAAGAGCAGCGACTACGAAGCGATTATTAGCGAGCTGGATACTAACGAAGGCTCCCTCACGCTCGAGACACGTTTCGATTTGGCGATTAAGGCATTCGAACACACCGCCGCCTACGACAGTATGATCGCCAACTACTTCGGTAGCATGGTTCCTGCATATCACGGCGAAAGCAAAGATCCTTCCGGTCGCTTCCCTCGCACGCTGAACCTGAACTTCATTAAGAAGCAGGATATGCGCTACGGTGAAAACAGCCACCAGCAAGCCGCCTTCTATATAGAAGAAATTAAAGAAGCGTCGGTTGCCACCGCGACACAAGTTCAGGGCAAAGCGCTTTCTTATAACAACATTGCTGATACTGATGCGGCACTGGAATGTGTGAAAGAGTTCAGCGAACCTGCCTGCGTTATCGTGAAGCATGCCAACCCTTGTGGCGTGGCAGTCAGCGATTCCTTATTAGATGCATACGACCGTGCCTATAAAACAGATCCGACTTCCGCATTCGGCGGCATCATCGCGTTCAACCGTGAACTGGACGCTGAAACTGCACAAGCGATTATCTCTCGCCAATTCGTCGAAGTGATTATTGCGCCGTCAGCAAGCGAAGAAGCACTGAAGATCACAGCCGCTAAGCAAAACGTTCGCGTTCTGACTTGCGGCCAGTGGCAGCAGCGTGTTCCGGGTCTGGATTTCAAACGCGTCAACGGTGGTGTGTTAGTCCAGGATCGCGATTTGGGTATGGTAACAGCCGCAGACCTGCGTGTTGTCAGCAAGCGCCAGCCAACAGAGCAAGAACTGCGTGATGCGCTGTTCTGCTGGAAGGTGGCGAAGTTTGTTAAGTCTAACGCTATTGTCTATGCCCGCGAGAATATGACTATCGGTATAGGCGCAGGCCAAATGAGCCGCGTTTACTCCGCCAAAATTGCCGGTATCAAAGCCGCCGATGAAGGCCTGGAAGTGAAAGGCTCTGCAATGGCATCTGATGCGTTCTTCCCGTTCCGTGACGGTATTGATGCCGCTGCGGCAGTCGGCGTGAGCTGTGTTATCCAGCCTGGCGGTTCAATTCGCGATGACGAAGTGATCGCTGCCGCTGACGAACACGGGATCGCAATGATCTTTACCGACATGCGCCACTTCCGCCATTAA
- the purD gene encoding phosphoribosylamine--glycine ligase, with protein sequence MKVLVIGNGGREHALAWKASQSPLVRTVFVAPGNAGTALEPALQNVAINPTDISALLSFAQNEKIDLTIVGPEAPLVIGVVDAFRAAGLKIFGPTQGAAQLEGSKAFTKDFLARHKIPTAEYQNFTEVEPALAYVREKGAPIVIKADGLAAGKGVIVAMTLEEAEAAVNDMLAGNAFGDAGHRIVVEEFLDGEEASFIVMVDGENVLPMATSQDHKRVGDGDTGPNTGGMGAYSPAPVVTDEVHQRAMDLVIWPTVRGMAAEGNTYTGFLYAGLMIDKQGNPKVIEFNCRFGDPETQPIMLRLQSDLVELCLAACDGKLDVTTSKWDERPSLGVVMAAGGYPADYRNGDVIHGLPLEEVADGKVFHAGTQLREDDMVVTNGGRVLCVTALGDTVAQAQQRAYELMKDIHWDGSFSRSDIGYRAIERENAK encoded by the coding sequence ATGAAAGTATTAGTGATTGGTAATGGTGGGCGTGAACACGCGCTGGCCTGGAAAGCATCGCAGTCGCCTTTGGTTCGCACGGTATTCGTCGCCCCCGGCAATGCGGGCACGGCTCTGGAACCCGCTTTACAAAACGTGGCGATTAACCCAACGGATATTTCCGCGCTGTTGAGCTTTGCACAGAATGAAAAAATCGACCTGACGATTGTTGGCCCGGAAGCGCCGCTGGTGATTGGCGTGGTCGACGCCTTCCGTGCGGCGGGCCTGAAGATCTTTGGCCCAACTCAGGGGGCTGCGCAGTTAGAAGGTTCAAAAGCTTTCACCAAGGATTTCCTGGCTCGCCACAAAATCCCGACCGCTGAGTACCAAAACTTCACTGAAGTCGAACCCGCTTTGGCTTATGTCCGTGAAAAAGGCGCGCCGATTGTCATTAAGGCCGATGGCCTGGCCGCAGGTAAAGGCGTAATCGTAGCGATGACGCTGGAGGAAGCTGAAGCTGCGGTAAACGATATGCTGGCGGGTAACGCCTTTGGCGACGCCGGGCACCGCATCGTTGTAGAAGAGTTTTTGGATGGCGAAGAAGCCAGCTTCATCGTGATGGTGGATGGCGAAAACGTTCTGCCAATGGCCACCAGCCAGGATCACAAGCGTGTGGGTGATGGAGATACGGGTCCCAATACCGGCGGTATGGGCGCGTATTCTCCGGCTCCGGTTGTGACGGATGAAGTCCACCAGCGTGCAATGGACCTGGTTATCTGGCCAACCGTGCGCGGCATGGCGGCGGAAGGGAATACTTATACTGGTTTCCTGTACGCTGGCCTGATGATCGACAAGCAAGGCAATCCGAAGGTTATCGAGTTTAACTGCCGCTTTGGCGACCCGGAAACTCAACCGATTATGCTGCGCCTTCAATCAGACCTGGTTGAGCTGTGCCTTGCCGCGTGTGATGGCAAGCTGGATGTGACAACATCGAAGTGGGACGAACGCCCATCTCTGGGTGTCGTGATGGCGGCTGGCGGTTATCCGGCGGATTATCGTAATGGGGACGTGATTCACGGCCTACCACTGGAAGAAGTCGCAGACGGCAAAGTGTTCCATGCCGGAACCCAACTGCGTGAAGACGATATGGTTGTGACTAACGGTGGCCGCGTTCTGTGCGTGACCGCATTAGGTGATACCGTCGCACAAGCGCAGCAGCGTGCTTACGAGTTGATGAAGGATATCCACTGGGATGGCAGTTTCAGCCGCTCAGATATTGGCTATCGCGCCATTGAACGTGAAAACGCGAAGTAA
- a CDS encoding DUF1481 domain-containing protein — protein MNSFSRGAFTPLLFVWRPLVVLTGTVLLMACSSQPPLPPFTASGYIADKGVVRIWRKDNSDDHSIHMLAVLSPIQKGATTTSDYRWLGEKLMSIETTIQSEPSEHIKVRFDENGELSFMQREVNGQKQQLSNDQIALYQYQASRTKATSEALRIGRVVLRQGRWHDDGTVTTCEGETIKPKLDSVSLSHIANRQRHSSMEVSVAWLEAPEGSQLLLVANQDYCSWQPKPATF, from the coding sequence GTGAACAGTTTTAGCAGAGGGGCGTTTACGCCCCTTTTGTTTGTCTGGCGTCCTTTGGTCGTACTGACAGGCACAGTGCTGCTAATGGCATGCAGCAGTCAGCCTCCGCTTCCACCATTTACGGCAAGTGGCTATATCGCCGATAAAGGTGTGGTGCGTATCTGGCGTAAAGATAATAGCGACGACCACAGCATTCATATGCTTGCGGTTCTGAGTCCAATACAGAAAGGCGCTACGACCACCAGTGATTACCGCTGGTTGGGTGAAAAGCTAATGTCGATTGAAACGACAATTCAGAGCGAGCCGTCTGAACACATCAAAGTTCGCTTTGATGAAAACGGCGAGTTGAGCTTTATGCAGCGCGAAGTGAACGGCCAAAAGCAACAGCTTTCCAACGACCAAATCGCTTTGTATCAGTATCAAGCGAGCCGGACCAAAGCAACCAGCGAAGCATTACGTATTGGACGTGTAGTTTTGCGGCAAGGGCGCTGGCATGACGATGGAACAGTCACCACCTGCGAAGGTGAGACAATCAAGCCTAAACTCGACAGCGTATCTTTGAGTCATATCGCGAATCGTCAACGTCACTCCTCGATGGAGGTGAGCGTGGCCTGGCTTGAAGCGCCAGAAGGATCACAACTTCTGCTGGTCGCGAATCAGGATTACTGTAGCTGGCAGCCTAAGCCGGCGACATTCTAG
- the hupA gene encoding nucleoid-associated protein HU-alpha, which yields MNKTQLIDVIADKADLSKVQAKAALESTLAAITESLKEGDAVQLVGFGTFKVNHRAERTGRNPQTGNEIKIAAANVPAFVSGKALKDAVKS from the coding sequence ATGAACAAGACTCAACTGATTGATGTAATTGCTGACAAGGCTGATCTGTCTAAAGTACAGGCTAAAGCTGCTCTGGAATCCACCCTGGCTGCAATTACTGAGTCTCTGAAAGAAGGTGATGCTGTCCAACTGGTTGGTTTCGGTACCTTCAAGGTAAACCACCGTGCTGAGCGCACTGGCCGCAACCCACAGACCGGTAATGAAATCAAAATCGCCGCAGCTAACGTGCCGGCATTTGTTTCAGGCAAAGCACTGAAAGACGCTGTTAAGAGCTAA
- a CDS encoding YjaG family protein, with protein sequence MLQNPIHLRLEKLESWQHVTFMASLCERMYPNYAMFCQQTEFGDPQLYRKILDLIWETLTVKDAKVNFDSQLEKLEEGIPVADDYDIYGVYPAIDACVALSELLHSRLSGETLEHAIEVSKASITTVAMLEMTQAGREMTDEELRENPAVEEEWDIQWEIFRLLADCEERDIELIKGLRADLREAGSSNIGINLQQ encoded by the coding sequence ATGTTACAAAACCCAATCCATCTGCGCCTGGAGAAACTGGAAAGCTGGCAACATGTCACTTTCATGGCTTCTTTATGCGAACGTATGTATCCGAATTACGCCATGTTCTGCCAGCAGACTGAATTTGGTGATCCTCAGTTATATCGCAAAATTCTTGATTTGATTTGGGAAACCTTGACGGTCAAAGATGCGAAAGTAAACTTTGATAGCCAACTTGAGAAGCTCGAGGAAGGCATCCCGGTTGCTGATGACTATGATATTTACGGTGTCTACCCGGCGATTGATGCATGCGTTGCGTTGAGCGAACTCCTTCATTCACGTCTTTCCGGGGAAACTCTGGAACATGCGATTGAAGTCAGTAAGGCGTCAATTACGACCGTTGCGATGCTGGAAATGACCCAGGCTGGTCGTGAAATGACCGACGAAGAGCTGAGAGAAAACCCTGCCGTTGAAGAAGAATGGGACATTCAATGGGAGATTTTCCGCCTGTTAGCCGACTGCGAAGAACGCGACATTGAGCTGATCAAAGGGCTGCGTGCAGACCTGCGCGAAGCGGGTAGCAGCAATATTGGTATAAATTTGCAGCAGTAA
- the nfi gene encoding deoxyribonuclease V (cleaves DNA at apurinic or apyrimidinic sites), which produces MDLAILRKQQIELAAKVIREDRLEQDPPRLIAGADVGFEQGGDVTRAAIVLLKYPSLELVEYQVARVATSMPYIPGFLSFREYPALLAAWELLSQKPDLLFVDGHGISHPRRLGVASHFGLLVDVPTIGVAKKRLCGKFEPLSEELGSCHLLTDKGEALAWVLRSKKRCNPLFVSTGHRVSLDTALLWVNRCLVGYRLPEPTRWADAVASGRPAFTRWQAIQG; this is translated from the coding sequence ATGGATCTTGCAATCCTTCGTAAACAACAGATCGAACTGGCAGCCAAGGTGATCCGCGAAGATCGCCTGGAGCAAGATCCTCCCCGGTTAATCGCCGGGGCTGACGTCGGGTTTGAGCAGGGCGGCGACGTCACGCGCGCCGCCATCGTGCTTTTAAAATATCCTTCCCTCGAGCTGGTTGAATATCAGGTGGCGCGAGTCGCCACCTCAATGCCTTATATCCCCGGCTTCCTTTCATTTCGTGAATATCCCGCACTGCTTGCCGCGTGGGAATTGCTGTCGCAAAAACCTGACCTGCTGTTTGTTGACGGCCACGGTATTTCGCATCCCCGGCGTTTGGGTGTGGCGAGCCATTTTGGCCTGCTGGTGGACGTTCCAACCATCGGCGTTGCCAAGAAACGTTTGTGTGGGAAGTTTGAACCGTTATCGGAAGAACTCGGTTCGTGCCATTTGCTGACTGATAAAGGCGAAGCGCTGGCGTGGGTGCTGCGCAGTAAAAAGCGCTGCAATCCGTTGTTTGTCTCAACAGGCCATCGTGTCAGCCTCGATACGGCCTTGTTATGGGTGAATCGTTGTCTGGTGGGATATCGTTTACCGGAGCCGACTCGCTGGGCTGATGCCGTGGCATCAGGTCGCCCCGCTTTCACGCGGTGGCAAGCAATTCAGGGGTGA
- the hemE gene encoding uroporphyrinogen decarboxylase, whose protein sequence is MTELKNDRYLRALQRQPVDTTPVWMMRQAGRYLPEYKATRAVAGDFMSLCKNAELACEVTLQPLRRYPLDAAILFSDILTVPDAMGLGLYFEAGEGPRFRSPVTSRADVEKLPIPDPEDELGYVMNAVRTIRRELKGEVPLIGFTGSPWTLATYMVEGGSSKAFTVIKKMMYADPQALHLLLDKLAQSVTLYLNAQIKAGAQSVMIFDTWGGVLTGRDYQQFSLYYMHKIIDGLLRENEGRRVPVTMFTKGGGQWLEAMAETGCDALGLDWTTDIADARRRVGHKVALQGNMDPSMLYAQPARIEEEVATILAGFGKGEGHVFNLGHGIHQDVPPEHAGAFVEAVHRLSKPYHL, encoded by the coding sequence ATGACTGAACTGAAGAACGACCGTTACCTGCGGGCGCTGCAACGCCAACCTGTAGATACCACGCCAGTATGGATGATGAGGCAGGCAGGTCGTTACTTGCCAGAATACAAAGCCACGCGCGCTGTCGCAGGCGATTTTATGTCGCTGTGCAAAAATGCGGAGCTGGCTTGTGAAGTGACATTGCAGCCGCTGCGTCGCTACCCGCTGGATGCGGCGATCCTCTTCTCCGATATTCTCACCGTTCCCGACGCGATGGGGCTAGGTCTCTATTTTGAAGCCGGTGAAGGCCCACGTTTTCGTTCGCCTGTGACCAGCCGTGCCGATGTCGAAAAACTGCCCATTCCTGATCCAGAAGATGAACTGGGTTATGTGATGAACGCGGTGCGTACTATTCGCCGTGAGCTAAAAGGCGAAGTGCCGCTGATTGGTTTCACCGGCAGCCCATGGACGCTGGCGACTTATATGGTTGAAGGCGGCAGCAGCAAAGCGTTTACCGTTATCAAAAAAATGATGTATGCCGATCCGCAAGCGCTGCATCTTCTGCTCGATAAGCTGGCGCAAAGCGTCACGCTGTACCTGAATGCGCAAATCAAAGCCGGTGCGCAATCGGTGATGATTTTCGATACCTGGGGTGGCGTGCTGACCGGGCGTGATTATCAGCAGTTCTCGCTCTATTACATGCACAAAATCATTGATGGCTTGCTGCGTGAAAACGAAGGTCGTCGCGTGCCGGTGACGATGTTCACCAAAGGCGGCGGTCAGTGGCTGGAAGCGATGGCCGAAACGGGTTGTGATGCGCTGGGCTTAGACTGGACGACCGACATCGCTGATGCTCGCCGCCGTGTTGGCCATAAAGTTGCGTTGCAAGGCAATATGGACCCGTCAATGCTGTACGCACAGCCTGCGCGTATTGAAGAAGAAGTCGCAACGATTCTGGCTGGGTTCGGTAAAGGTGAAGGCCACGTCTTTAACCTCGGTCACGGTATTCATCAGGATGTGCCGCCAGAGCACGCGGGTGCATTTGTTGAAGCGGTGCACCGTTTGTCGAAACCGTATCACCTGTAA
- the nudC gene encoding NAD(+) diphosphatase, with translation MERVIQKLDQGWFIVSHEQKLWLPKGELPHGAAEEFQLDGAVGIPIGEWENEPVWLVRENRKADMGSVRQVIDQDVGLFQLAGRGVQLAEFYRSHKFCGYCGHEMHVSKTEWAMLCSHCRERYYPQISPCIIVAIRRDDHILLAQHTRHRNGIYTVLAGFVEVGETLEQAVAREVMEESSIRVKNLRYVTSQPWPFPQSLMTAFMADYHSGEIKIDPKELIDAGWYRYDQLPLLPPPGTVARRLIEDTVALCRADYE, from the coding sequence ATGGAACGCGTAATTCAAAAGTTAGATCAGGGCTGGTTTATCGTCAGTCATGAACAAAAACTGTGGCTGCCTAAAGGTGAGCTACCTCACGGAGCGGCAGAGGAATTTCAATTAGATGGCGCGGTGGGGATACCCATCGGCGAATGGGAAAATGAGCCTGTCTGGCTGGTGCGAGAAAATCGCAAGGCGGATATGGGGTCTGTGCGCCAGGTGATTGACCAGGATGTGGGGTTGTTCCAACTGGCGGGCCGTGGCGTGCAACTGGCGGAGTTTTACCGTTCGCACAAATTCTGCGGTTATTGCGGCCACGAGATGCACGTTAGTAAGACAGAATGGGCGATGCTGTGCTCCCATTGTCGGGAACGCTACTACCCGCAAATCTCACCGTGCATCATTGTGGCGATTCGCCGCGACGATCATATTCTGCTCGCCCAACACACACGCCATCGCAACGGGATTTACACCGTGCTGGCTGGGTTCGTCGAAGTCGGGGAAACCCTCGAGCAAGCTGTGGCCCGTGAAGTGATGGAAGAAAGCAGCATCCGCGTGAAAAACTTACGTTACGTCACCTCGCAACCCTGGCCGTTCCCGCAATCGTTGATGACTGCGTTTATGGCGGATTATCACAGTGGCGAGATTAAAATTGACCCGAAAGAGTTAATTGACGCGGGCTGGTATCGATATGATCAGCTCCCGCTGTTGCCGCCGCCAGGTACGGTGGCGCGTCGTTTGATTGAAGATACCGTCGCCCTGTGTCGCGCGGACTATGAGTGA
- the rsd gene encoding sigma D regulator, with product MLNQLENLTERVGGSNELIDQWLHARKHLLVAYYNMVGIKPNKESHTALNEKALDNFCHNLVDYLSSGHFNIYERIISEMEGSSPLLAATHLYPQLEANTQQIMDFYDSHLESAIDHDNYIEFQKALSGIGEALESRFSLEDKLIQLAYDHDLNDSANETGSLARPA from the coding sequence ATGCTTAACCAGTTAGAAAACCTGACTGAGCGCGTTGGTGGTAGTAATGAGTTAATCGACCAATGGCTTCATGCCCGCAAACATCTGTTGGTAGCTTATTACAATATGGTTGGGATCAAGCCTAACAAGGAATCCCATACCGCGCTCAATGAAAAGGCTCTGGATAATTTTTGCCATAACCTCGTGGATTATCTTTCTTCCGGCCATTTTAATATTTATGAACGCATTATCAGTGAAATGGAAGGTAGCAGCCCACTTTTAGCCGCCACTCATCTTTACCCACAGCTTGAAGCCAACACCCAGCAAATCATGGATTTCTACGATTCGCATCTCGAAAGCGCAATCGATCATGATAACTATATTGAGTTCCAGAAAGCACTTTCCGGCATTGGTGAAGCATTAGAATCACGCTTTTCGCTGGAAGATAAACTGATTCAGTTGGCGTACGACCACGATCTAAATGACAGTGCGAACGAGACCGGTAGCCTTGCACGTCCGGCTTGA
- the thiC gene encoding phosphomethylpyrimidine synthase ThiC, whose protein sequence is MSTTEKKPNRREQRAAAQHFINTLEGTAFPNSQRIYLTGSRDDIRVPMREIQLSPTATGGSKENPQFTPNDAIPVYDTSGAYGDPAISIDVLRGLSPLRENWIAERNDCEILTDRSSAYTKERLADDGLDELRFETQLTPKRAKAGKTVTQLHYARQGRVTPEMEFIAIRENMGRERIRDEVLRHQHPGQGFGARLPENITPEFVRDEVAAGRAIIPANINHPESEPMIIGRNFLVKVNANIGNSAVTSSIEEEVEKLVWSTRWGADTVMDLSTGRYIHETREWILRNSPVPIGTVPIYQALEKVDGIAEDLTWEMFRDTLLEQAEQGVDYFTIHAGVLLRYVPMTAKRLTGIVSRGGSIMAKWCLSHHQENFLYEHYREICEICAAYDVSLSLGDGLRPGSIQDANDEAQFAELHTLGELTKIAWEYDVQVMIEGPGHVPMQMIRRNMTEELEHCHEAPFYTLGPLTTDIAPGYDHFTSGIGAAMIGWFGCAMLCYVTPKEHLGLPNKEDVKQGLITYKIAAHAADLAKGHPGAQIRDNAMSKARFEFRWEDQFNLALDPFTARAYHDETLPQESGKVAHFCSMCGPKFCSMKISQEVRDFAAKQAIEVGLEDMSQTFRAKGGEIYLRQEEV, encoded by the coding sequence ATGTCTACTACTGAAAAAAAACCAAACCGTCGCGAACAGCGTGCTGCTGCCCAACACTTTATCAATACCCTCGAAGGCACTGCTTTCCCTAACTCTCAGCGCATTTACCTCACCGGCTCGCGTGATGATATTCGCGTGCCGATGCGTGAAATCCAACTTAGCCCGACTGCCACTGGCGGTAGCAAAGAAAACCCGCAGTTCACCCCTAACGATGCCATTCCGGTTTATGACACTTCTGGCGCGTATGGCGACCCGGCTATCAGCATCGATGTCCTGCGCGGCCTTTCGCCACTACGTGAAAACTGGATTGCCGAACGTAATGATTGCGAAATCCTGACCGACCGCAGCTCTGCCTACACCAAAGAGCGCCTGGCCGATGACGGTCTGGATGAATTGCGTTTCGAAACACAGCTCACGCCTAAGCGGGCTAAAGCCGGGAAAACCGTCACGCAACTGCACTATGCACGCCAGGGAAGAGTGACTCCGGAAATGGAGTTCATCGCCATTCGTGAAAATATGGGCCGCGAGCGTATTCGCGATGAAGTGTTACGCCACCAGCATCCAGGCCAGGGTTTTGGCGCTCGTCTGCCAGAAAATATCACGCCGGAATTTGTGCGCGACGAAGTGGCGGCTGGACGGGCAATTATCCCCGCCAATATCAACCACCCCGAATCCGAGCCGATGATTATCGGGCGTAATTTCCTGGTGAAAGTGAACGCCAATATTGGCAACTCGGCGGTCACATCTTCAATCGAAGAAGAAGTGGAGAAGCTGGTGTGGTCAACGCGCTGGGGCGCAGATACCGTGATGGATCTGTCTACGGGCCGCTATATCCACGAAACCCGTGAATGGATTTTGCGTAACAGCCCGGTCCCCATCGGCACCGTGCCAATTTACCAGGCGCTGGAGAAAGTGGATGGCATCGCCGAAGACCTGACCTGGGAAATGTTCCGCGACACGCTGTTGGAACAGGCCGAGCAAGGCGTGGACTATTTCACGATTCACGCCGGAGTACTGCTGCGTTATGTGCCGATGACCGCTAAACGCCTCACCGGGATTGTTTCGCGCGGTGGATCGATTATGGCGAAATGGTGCCTGTCGCATCATCAGGAAAACTTCCTGTATGAGCACTACCGCGAAATCTGCGAAATCTGCGCGGCTTACGACGTTTCACTCTCTTTAGGCGATGGCCTGCGCCCCGGCTCCATTCAGGATGCCAACGATGAAGCACAATTCGCTGAGCTGCATACGCTTGGCGAGTTAACCAAAATCGCCTGGGAGTACGATGTGCAGGTGATGATTGAAGGTCCGGGGCATGTGCCAATGCAGATGATTCGCCGCAACATGACCGAAGAACTGGAGCATTGCCACGAAGCGCCGTTCTACACGCTCGGCCCGCTGACCACCGATATTGCACCGGGTTACGACCATTTCACCTCGGGTATTGGTGCGGCCATGATTGGCTGGTTTGGCTGCGCGATGCTGTGTTACGTCACGCCAAAAGAGCATCTCGGCCTGCCGAACAAAGAAGATGTTAAACAGGGGCTGATTACCTACAAAATTGCGGCCCATGCCGCAGACCTCGCAAAAGGCCACCCTGGTGCGCAGATACGCGATAACGCCATGTCGAAAGCCCGCTTTGAATTCCGCTGGGAAGATCAGTTTAACCTCGCACTCGACCCGTTCACTGCCCGCGCGTATCACGATGAAACGCTGCCGCAGGAGTCCGGCAAAGTCGCGCACTTCTGTTCCATGTGCGGGCCAAAATTCTGCTCAATGAAAATCTCCCAGGAGGTTCGCGATTTCGCTGCTAAACAAGCCATAGAAGTCGGACTGGAAGATATGTCGCAAACCTTCCGGGCAAAAGGTGGCGAAATTTATCTGCGTCAGGAGGAAGTGTGA